One Phaseolus vulgaris cultivar G19833 chromosome 2, P. vulgaris v2.0, whole genome shotgun sequence DNA window includes the following coding sequences:
- the LOC137812751 gene encoding uncharacterized protein isoform X2 encodes MEDSKRWTVTYTKHIKQKRKVYQDGFLKLHISTSKVALYDECETLLECRLLKNDETVISGESLVFNGYLVDIGDQEGDKKPDSDLNVDRRNRSFSRFRTPSDRAKHTRVNEKENVGRMRSPLSPSQKIIREFKKRELLKYKSPEISQQAQNHGTEEWHVLYTTQVSQKAKKYHDGFLRLVLRGSCGSQIMLFDTSKKVLDSRFLKKDDVIKPGETIAFDSYLIDIGEHQGGCSPDSKAPGDKFTNFKGTKMDRQKTYLHTDTHETVGKREWQVLYTSELTKKNKKYHDGFLHIEPCGSFGKQVVLYDLSKRPLERRFLKKDEIITRGESVHLDRYFVEVGEPEGSNHSPTKLSERRNGNNVDGRGHGQNGCNNVNPSFAKGQPPSKLCPGKGSGMDCRITEREDIKSNRITPPIKPLRDADQILSILQNPNLKPRESYVTGGLSPNRGQNIGDKVSAMAAKSCQNIVDKESAAIAKSLDITLSGACSGDSFQSTENVSLSHQSYSQKDAQTNTIEKDFGCESCLVINEEKSDEEFPCERETIPSFDLGF; translated from the exons ATGGAGGACTCAAAACGTTGGACGGTGACCTACACAAAACACATAAAACAGAAACGCAAGGTGTATCAAGATGGATTCCTGAAACTCCACATTTCCACCAGCAAG GTTGCTCTGTACGATGAGTGCGAGACGTTGTTGGAGTGTCGGCTCTTGAAAAATGACGAAACTGTAATTTCTGGTGAATCGTTGGTTTTCAACGGTTACCTTGTGGACATAGGCGATCAGGAGGGAGACAAAAAACCTGATTCTGATTTGAATGTTGATAGGAGAAACAGGAGTTTTTCAAGATTCAGGACTCCTTCTG ATCGTGCAAAACATACAAGAGTGAATGAGAAGGAGAATGTCGGACGTATGCGGAGTCCTCTCAGTCCGTCACAAAAAATTATCAGAG AGTTTAAGAAGAGAGAACTGCTTAAGTATAAATCACCAGAGATCAGTCAGCAAGCACAAAATCATGGTACCGAAG AGTGGCATGTTCTATACACTACACAAGTGAGTCAAAAGGCAAAGAAGTACCATGATGGTTTTTTACGATTAGTTCTTCGTGGGTCCTGTGGGTCACAG ATTATGCTGTTTGACACAAGTAAGAAAGTCTTAGATAGCAGATTCCTTAAGAAAGATGATGTAATAAAACCCGGTGAAACAATTGCATTTGATTCATATTTGATTGACATTGGTGAGCATCAAGGTGGTTGCTCACCAGATTCCAAAGCTCCAGGAGACAAGTTTACTAATTTTAAGGGAACGAAGATGGACAGACAGAAAACTTATCTCCACACTGATACCCATGAAACTGTTGGAAAAAGGG AATGGCAGGTCCTATACACTTCCGAGTTaactaaaaaaaacaagaaGTATCATGATGGTTTTTTACACATTGAACCTTGTGGATCCTTTGGGAAGCAG GTTGTTCTGTATGACTTGAGCAAAAGACCTTTAGAACGCAGGTTCCTAAAGAAAGATGAAATTATAACGAGAGGTGAATCGGTACATTTGGATAGATATTTTGTTGAAGTCGGAGAACCTGAAGGAAGTAACCACTCTCCAACGAAGTTAAGTGAAAGAAGGAATGGTAATAATGTTGACGGGAGAGGGCATGGACAAAATGGTTGCAACAACGTCAATCCATCTTTTGCTAAAG GCCAACCTCCGAGTAAACTTTGTCCGGGGAAAGGATCTGGAATGGACTGTCGGATTACCGAACGAGAAGATATAAAATCAAATAGGATAACCCCACCAATCAAGCCTTTACGTGATG CGGATCAAATACTGTCCATTTTACAGAATCCTAACCTGAAGCCCCGGGAGAGTTATGTAACAG GAGGCCTATCGCCCAATAGGGGTCAAAATATTGGGGACAAGGTATCAGCTATGGCTGCGAAATCATGTCAAAATATTGTGGATAAGGAATCAGCTGCGATTGCGAAATCCCTTGATATTACGTTGTCTGGAG CATGTAGTGGTGACAGTTTCCAATCTACCGAGAATGTCAGCTTGTCTCACCAG
- the LOC137812751 gene encoding uncharacterized protein isoform X1, translating to MEDSKRWTVTYTKHIKQKRKVYQDGFLKLHISTSKVALYDECETLLECRLLKNDETVISGESLVFNGYLVDIGDQEGDKKPDSDLNVDRRNRSFSRFRTPSDRAKHTRVNEKENVGRMRSPLSPSQKIIREFKKRELLKYKSPEISQQAQNHGTEEWHVLYTTQVSQKAKKYHDGFLRLVLRGSCGSQIMLFDTSKKVLDSRFLKKDDVIKPGETIAFDSYLIDIGEHQGGCSPDSKAPGDKFTNFKGTKMDRQKTYLHTDTHETVGKREWQVLYTSELTKKNKKYHDGFLHIEPCGSFGKQVVLYDLSKRPLERRFLKKDEIITRGESVHLDRYFVEVGEPEGSNHSPTKLSERRNGNNVDGRGHGQNGCNNVNPSFAKGQPPSKLCPGKGSGMDCRITEREDIKSNRITPPIKPLRDADQILSILQNPNLKPRESYVTGGLSPNRGQNIGDKVSAMAAKSCQNIVDKESAAIAKSLDITLSGAACSGDSFQSTENVSLSHQSYSQKDAQTNTIEKDFGCESCLVINEEKSDEEFPCERETIPSFDLGF from the exons ATGGAGGACTCAAAACGTTGGACGGTGACCTACACAAAACACATAAAACAGAAACGCAAGGTGTATCAAGATGGATTCCTGAAACTCCACATTTCCACCAGCAAG GTTGCTCTGTACGATGAGTGCGAGACGTTGTTGGAGTGTCGGCTCTTGAAAAATGACGAAACTGTAATTTCTGGTGAATCGTTGGTTTTCAACGGTTACCTTGTGGACATAGGCGATCAGGAGGGAGACAAAAAACCTGATTCTGATTTGAATGTTGATAGGAGAAACAGGAGTTTTTCAAGATTCAGGACTCCTTCTG ATCGTGCAAAACATACAAGAGTGAATGAGAAGGAGAATGTCGGACGTATGCGGAGTCCTCTCAGTCCGTCACAAAAAATTATCAGAG AGTTTAAGAAGAGAGAACTGCTTAAGTATAAATCACCAGAGATCAGTCAGCAAGCACAAAATCATGGTACCGAAG AGTGGCATGTTCTATACACTACACAAGTGAGTCAAAAGGCAAAGAAGTACCATGATGGTTTTTTACGATTAGTTCTTCGTGGGTCCTGTGGGTCACAG ATTATGCTGTTTGACACAAGTAAGAAAGTCTTAGATAGCAGATTCCTTAAGAAAGATGATGTAATAAAACCCGGTGAAACAATTGCATTTGATTCATATTTGATTGACATTGGTGAGCATCAAGGTGGTTGCTCACCAGATTCCAAAGCTCCAGGAGACAAGTTTACTAATTTTAAGGGAACGAAGATGGACAGACAGAAAACTTATCTCCACACTGATACCCATGAAACTGTTGGAAAAAGGG AATGGCAGGTCCTATACACTTCCGAGTTaactaaaaaaaacaagaaGTATCATGATGGTTTTTTACACATTGAACCTTGTGGATCCTTTGGGAAGCAG GTTGTTCTGTATGACTTGAGCAAAAGACCTTTAGAACGCAGGTTCCTAAAGAAAGATGAAATTATAACGAGAGGTGAATCGGTACATTTGGATAGATATTTTGTTGAAGTCGGAGAACCTGAAGGAAGTAACCACTCTCCAACGAAGTTAAGTGAAAGAAGGAATGGTAATAATGTTGACGGGAGAGGGCATGGACAAAATGGTTGCAACAACGTCAATCCATCTTTTGCTAAAG GCCAACCTCCGAGTAAACTTTGTCCGGGGAAAGGATCTGGAATGGACTGTCGGATTACCGAACGAGAAGATATAAAATCAAATAGGATAACCCCACCAATCAAGCCTTTACGTGATG CGGATCAAATACTGTCCATTTTACAGAATCCTAACCTGAAGCCCCGGGAGAGTTATGTAACAG GAGGCCTATCGCCCAATAGGGGTCAAAATATTGGGGACAAGGTATCAGCTATGGCTGCGAAATCATGTCAAAATATTGTGGATAAGGAATCAGCTGCGATTGCGAAATCCCTTGATATTACGTTGTCTGGAG CAGCATGTAGTGGTGACAGTTTCCAATCTACCGAGAATGTCAGCTTGTCTCACCAG
- the LOC137809819 gene encoding proline dehydrogenase 2, mitochondrial-like, protein MAFRVSRGILKNIRCSTTMRPLNTCHRSLSAAIMSSSTLSLEDAEQLFGLVSTKQLLRSSAIQHAMAVESMVDLGMWAMKSKVFESGMMKDVMMSTMRQTVYAHFCGGEDAAAAGRSILALNDTGLRSMLAYGVEDAHDNEGCDKNLQGFLHNVDLSKSLPPSSVSFVILKITAICPMALLERLSDLLRWQKKDPSFVLPWKQDSLPIFAESSPLYHTQNRPEPLTPGEESDLELANQRLLELCQKCEEANMPLLVDAEHTTVQPAIDYFTYSSAIKYNKDNNPIVFGTIQTYLKDAKERLLLTTEAAQKMGVPMGFKLVRGAYMSTESKLAQSFGFASPIHNTIQDTHNSFNDCSSFLLQKVANGPGSLVLATHNIESGKLAVAKAHELGVEKVNQKVEFAQLYGMSDALSYGLSNAGFQVSKYMPFGPLEMVMPYLIRRAEENRGVLAASGFDRQMTRKELGRRLKALCSKF, encoded by the exons ATGGCCTTCCGCGTGTCTCGTGGAATCCTCAAGAACATTCGTTGCAGCACCACAATGAGGCCCCTGAATACTTGCCACCGCTCCCTCTCCGCCGCCATTATGTCGTCGTCGACACTAAGCTTAGAGGACGCAGAGCAGCTGTTTGGGTTGGTGTCGACGAAACAGTTGCTCCGATCCTCTGCTATACAACATGCAATGGCAGTGGAGTCCATGGTGGACTTGGGAATGTGGGCGATGAAGTCGAAGGTGTTTGAGAGTGGAATGATGAAAGATGTTATGATGAGCACCATGCGGCAGACGGTCTACGCCCACTTTTGCGGCGGCGAGGATGCTGCGGCTGCCGGAAGGAGCATACTAGCACTGAACGATACGGGGCTGCGTAGCATGCTGGCTTATGGGGTTGAAGATGCTCACGACAATGAGGGGTGTGATAAGAACCTTCAAGGTTTCCTTCACAATGTTGATCTTAGCAAATCCCTTCCACCATCCTCA GTGAGCTTTGTTATTCTGAAAATCACTGCAATATGCCCCATGGCATTGCTAGAAAGACTTAGTGATCTTCTACGGTGGCAAAAGAAAGACCCTTCATTCGTTTTGCCATGGAAGCAAGATTCCCTCCCAATTTTTGCAGAATCTAGCCCTTTGTACCACACACAGAATAGACCAGAGCCTCTAACCCCAGGAGAAGAGAGTGATCTTGAACTTGCCAACCAAAGACTCCTTGAACTTTGCCAAAAATGTGAGGAAGCTAATATGCCTTTGTTGGTTGATGCTGAACACACTACTGTTCAGCCAGCCATTGATTACTTCACATACTCTTCTGCAATCAAGTACAACAAGGATAACAACCCCATTGTCTTTGGAACCATTCAAACTTACTTGAAAGATGCCAAGGAGAGGTTGTTGCTGACAACAGAGGCAGCACAAAAAATGGGAGTTCCAATGGGGTTCAAATTGGTGAGGGGTGCTTACATGTCCACAGAGAGTAAATTGGCCCAGTCTTTTGGATTTGCCTCACCAATTCACAATACCATTCAAGACACACACAATTCCTTCAATGATTGCTCTTCATTTCTCCTTCAGAAGGTTGCCAATGGACCTGGTTCACTTGTTCTTGCAACCCACAATATTGAATCTG GCAAATTGGCTGTGGCAAAAGCACATGAATTGGGAGTTGAAAAGGTGAACCAGAAGGTAGAATTTGCACAGCTATATGGAATGTCAGATGCACTTTCCTACGGTTTGAGCAATGCAGGGTTTCAGGTAAGCAAGTATATGCCATTTGGGCCACTAGAAATGGTGATGCCTTACCTCATTAGAAGGGCTGAAGAGAATAGAGGGGTCTTGGCTGCTTCAGGTTTTGATAGGCAAATGACTAG GAAGGAGTTGGGAAGGAGACTAAAAGCTTTATGTTCTAAATTCTAA
- the LOC137812752 gene encoding bidirectional sugar transporter SWEET4-like: MTAPPDIARTVVGIIGNIISGAMFLSPLPTFIEIWKKGSVEQYSPIPYLATLLNCMVWTLYGLPMVNPHSILVVTINGSGSVLELIFVTLFLIYSDGKKRLKVILWLLLELAFVAVLTFVTLTQVHTIKKRAEIVGTISILFNVMMYASPLSVMKLVIKTKSVEYMPFYFSLASFGNGVAWTTYALIRFDPFITIPNGLGTLLAVAQLVLYATYYKSTQRQIAARNANKEVNLSHVTVCNGSEQSKPNH, encoded by the exons ATGACAGCACCACCAGATATTGCTCGAACAGTGGTTGGCATCATAG GAAACATcatctctggtgccatgtttcTCTCCCCACT GCCAACTTTTATCGAAATATGGAAGAAGGGATCAGTGGAGCAGTATTCACCCATCCCATACCTAGCTACGCTACTGAACTGCATGGTTTGGACCCTCTATGGTCTACCCATGGTGAACCCACACAGCATTTTGGTGGTAACCATTAATGGCTCTGGTTCTGTTCTTGAACTCATATTTGTCACACTCTTTTTGATCTACTCCGATGGAAAAAAGAGGCTTAAGGTTATCCTCTGGCTTTTGTTGGAACTCGCTTTTGTTGCTGTTCTCACCTTTGTCACATTAACTCAAGTCCACACTATCAAGAAACGCGCTGAAATTGTTGGAACCATTTCCATTCTCTTCAATGTTATGATGTATGCTTCACCCTTATCAGTCATG AAACTGGTGATCAAGACTAAGAGTGTGGAGTACATGCCCTTTTACTTCTCTCTGGCCTCTTTTGGGAATGGCGTGGCTTGGACCACTTATGCTCTCATCCGTTTCGACCCGTTCATCACT ATACCAAATGGGCTTGGAACATTGCTAGCGGTGGCTCAACTGGTTCTGTACGCCACCTATTACAAGTCCACTCAGCGGCAGATAGCAGCAAGAAATGCGAACAAAGAGGTGAATTTGTCACATGTGACGGTGTGTAATGGAAGCGAACAATCCAAGCCAAATCATTGA